In a single window of the Necator americanus strain Aroian chromosome X, whole genome shotgun sequence genome:
- a CDS encoding hypothetical protein (NECATOR_CHRX.G24583.T1): MAICTYNARTLASEAAIEDLMMQAKKIKYDVIGLTETRRHHPLNAVYESGEELFLGTCDSRGVGGVGVLVNTKTGKNIDSFEQLTTRIGRLWMRRCGPTPALTIFVAYAPTSSYEEEVKAFYMDLEKFYREDHAFYKVIIWDFNAKVGPKRTHEELHIRTHGLQWIDQGRGSPSSS, encoded by the coding sequence atggcgatctgtacttataacgcacgtacgcttgcatcggaagcggccatcgaagacctgatgatgcaagccaagaagatcaagtacgacgtcatcggactgacggAGACGAGACGAcatcaccctctcaacgccgtatatgaatctggagaagaactgttcttaggaacatgcgacagtagaggtgttggtggagttggcgtcctcgtcaacacgaaaacgggaaagaacatcgactccttcgaacaacttacgacccgaatcggacgtctgtggatgagaagatgtggtccaacaccagctttgactatcttcgtcgcctATGcaccaacatcaagctacgaagaagaagtcaaagctttctatatggacctggagaagttctaccgagaagatcatgccttctacaaggtcataatttgggatttcaacgccaaagttggcccaaaaAGAACGcatgaggaacttcacatcaggACCCACGGCCTGCAATGGATTGACCAGGgcagaggctctccgagttcatcatga